Proteins encoded by one window of Cervus canadensis isolate Bull #8, Minnesota chromosome 18, ASM1932006v1, whole genome shotgun sequence:
- the LOC122421086 gene encoding proteasome assembly chaperone 3-like, giving the protein MEGKPLVTSKQKTAGVCGVPTQVVCTAFSSHMLVVVTQLGRMGTLVSLEPSSVTSDIGKPVLTTQVLLGKDEPLVHVFAKNLVASVSQEAGNRAVLLALAMKDKNMDVVKALREVIQMCQVW; this is encoded by the coding sequence ATGGAAGGTAAACCACTGGTGACATCCAAACAGAAGACTGCAGGGGTGTGTGGAGTCCCCACTCAGGTGGTCTGCACAGCCTTCAGCAGTCACATGCTGGTAGTGGTGACCCAGTTGGGGAGGATGGGTACCCTGGTCTCCCTGGAACCCAGCAGTGTGACTAGTGACATCGGCAAGCCTGTGCTGACCACTCAAGTCCTGCTCGGGAAGGATGAGCCTCTTGTCCATGTCTTTGCAAAGAACCTGGTGGCATCTGTGTCTCAAGAAGCTGGAAACAGAGCCGTTCTCCTCGCCTTGGCCATGAAGGACAAGAACATGGACGTGGTGAAGGCCCTGAGGGAGGTGATCCAGATGTGCCAGGTGTGGTGA